Within the Triplophysa dalaica isolate WHDGS20190420 chromosome 2, ASM1584641v1, whole genome shotgun sequence genome, the region gtatgagttgttagaataggactaTATCCGGcagagatacaactgtttaaaactacagcatctgagagtgcaaaaatatcaaatattttagaaaatgtccTTTTAAGTTGTGGATCAATAACACCGTAgaaggccatccactcacaaaaataaagttttaataaatttacggtaggaaattaactaaatatcttcatggaacatgatccttACTTAATATCCGTATGATTTCTGGCATAAAAGAAGAATCTTTAATTTTGACCTAAACTAAAACTACTAAAAATGTTCCGATTATACTTAAGACTGgctttgtgatccagggtcacatatgaggaCAACTGgcatatttcaaacaaaacctaaaatttggtcatcattttcatttatatatattctttcCAATATGAATGTCTGTCTTTGTGATGAAATTTGCaagaaactgtaaaaataaaaaaacatacaatcaGTAGTCTATACAAATTTGTTGAAAACATTCCATAATTATGTGTTTTAGTTGTTTACTTTTACTACAACCTAGAACATTTTAAGTAGAAGTTCATATGTAGCATTTATGATCCCCCATGAAAAAACAGATCTTTGGAAATTCAAATGTACCCCCCGAAACAGGCCGCTCACCCTCCCGTCCCTCTCTCTCAAAACCGCCTTCAAAACCGTTCTGCAAGACTGAAACTCCCCTCCGATCTGCGCTTGTGCATGAGACTTAACAACGTTCAGCGGGTAAAACACAACCCCGAGCCCCGCTCCCAAAATCGCCCCACATATAAAATCATTCACCAAATTCCCTGCATTTGTCTCCGCCTCAGCAAGCAGTTCCTTCAGCGGTCCACGCAAACCAAAGAATAACGCATTACTGGGCCCATTCCTGAGTAAAATGGGCACCAAGCCTCGATAAAGCTCCTGAATGCCATGTTGCTTCAGTAAGATTCGGAAAATATGGGCTGTGTTCTGAAGGTTCCCGTGATGCCGAGGGTCCTGCAATAGAGTCTGGACCCTCTCAAAGGGAGTTAGTATGGCTTCAGCTGTTCCTGCCCAAACCGCAGCGACACTCTGAGTCAACAGCTCAGGGGCATGAGGGGCATGTAGCTGTAGCAACCTCAAGAAGTCCTCATAGAGTCCAAACATAATCGCGATGGTGCTGCTTTTCTGAAGCAAGGGCGGGAGGATACCTCGGTACAGAGTGCGCAAACCATCGGCCTGAAGCTGAAGCACGGCCTCCCTCACCCGCAGCCCAAACAGATGCTGGCGGAACAATGCTTTATGAATTGGAAATGTGATGGCAATGTTGGCGAACGCTGCCATAGAGCCGCATAAGTAGTGGTTTTGCTTTTGCAGTGACTCCTGACCTTGGACTTTTACTTGCACCTGCTCTCGGTCTTCTGACCCGGGCTTCAAAGGGTCGGCAGAGGCCATGGTTCTTCTTGACACCCAAGCAAAGGCTGAACGTAAGGGCCAGAGGTGATGTCATCAAAGAGCACCAACTAGAATGTATTGCTGAGGGGaaatgaaaatcacatttatacataaatgGTACAATTTGAACGCCATGTTTCATTTCAAGATCTCTGGACTTTAGTATGTAAACAATTATTCGCGACTAAtggtatgcaaaataaatgtttttgttaacataCTATACATATGTGTCTGTGTCTGGGTACTGTGCATACtaattgtttatatataaatacacacacatacagtacatgtatatGTTAAGGCTGTgtatttgggtagttgacagatTAAAATCCAAatttgtcctatggtgtgacggcaaaaatgtagattaaaattgtaaaaaaaatgatgatcaATCTCTCTAACTCTACTTTATATgatagaaataaatattaatcatataaaacaattaaatattaacagattGTTTTCCAAATTTAGCTACATCACAGCAAATGTACGATTTATTCTTCAATTGaccataaacatttttatattatagatatcttacatatatatatatatatatatatatatatatagatatatatatatagatatttttttttcttaaaattatacatgcacatgtgtttttataaattatacataagtattatacacacatatattatgtaaacaaaaactttcattttgtataCGATTAGCACTAATTTAGAAttaatctttacattttatagAATTAAGGAATCCATGCCATTTccaaatttttacattttacacaaattgaAGGGCTCTaatgttaaaggtacagtttgtataaatcgccgctagagggcgcacaatcaaaacaacaataatcgcgtagcttgatgacgctgtgtagaggcgtggaatgatgggatatatTGTCTGCTGATGGTACCACTGATACATCAATTAGAcaggaacgagaaatcatgttagcggaaaaggtaaagtaaaaaagttttataaatgttgcgtttgatgaaatcatttcaTTATAGtgaattagacccgagtaatgtaaggtccaaaactaaattgttagtcatagatgttacagtaattgtccgattcgatggtgtgataacactgtgcagttttaagtgttcaaatcgatcatagtaaaagttattttgaacgaacccacatcatttgcaataatgctagacggaCCGACGGTACAAACTTCCGCATTTGTCTACGAGAGTGTCACGCGGTAGCTACGTCATTAAAGGCAGTAACAAAGtgtaacgcggatatgacgccattgacatgCGACTGAACAGCCCCAGTCACTGTTTAGAAGCATGATTTAAAAGcaattggaaacatttgagatattgtaagtaatctaaaatatataacactgaccttgtgttttttgtttattttgcagcaaaattcttacaaactgtacctttaatgaaAGTTAGACTTTTTTTCCAAATCCAAATAAATAACGTGAATTGTAAATTATGTGATTTGACACATGCATCTCTTTTAAACACAGTGGTGTCACAcggtttttattttgtaacgATTTTTTTGGTGGTAACTGTTGTCACCAAAGTAAAGGCGTGACCAAGCATGACATAAAATCAATTTAACACCTCGTCAGTCCATCTTGCCAACGCAAACTAAAAATCaccaaaaaattatttcaccGAGTCAGGGAGAAGTGAATCTGCtattatagaaaataaagaCAATGAATCTTGAATCTTAGCAATACCATAAAACCAATCGCTTTAAAAATACCAAATCCCTTTCAAATAGCCAAAATGATATTACCACTGTTTTACCCTCTAGGAATGGGCTGCGAGTCGACAGATGATAATACATCCCGAGCCATAGATCATTTGATGactaaatgttttgtatttcataGATGTGCAAACATCACGCAGTTAGATTCGCTTCCGCCGTGCCTAAGTACCACAACATGTGCACGAGGATCTCGCGCTATGATTCGGTTGACAGCGAGAACTGGATGACAGATCTGAGAGCTGCTGTGCTTTATCAGATGCTTGTGTTCTGATAATGCTTAATATGATGATTTACTGATTTGAGATCCGCGGTGCATGACGTTGATGAATCGATCCTAAGTCTTTTCCTAGGAGTTTTATTTGAAGAATAACATAAATTCCTTATATTTCAAATTTGAGAAATTCCACGTGACTAGGTATCATTTTTAAATTCTAATTCTCAGCATTTgtataacaaaattaaaatattaaaacataaaatacaatcGCAAAGCATCAAGCAGCTTTTCAGTGTATTTAGGGCAATAAAATGCAGggaattatttaaatgtcagtTAATTGATCAATTATCCAATGAGAATAAATCAGCCAACAAGTTGCACCTGTAATGTTAATCAAATCCACATTAAGTTTGTAGCAGCCAAAGCCCCGGTTCCTTATTCACCTATATAAGTGTAAGTTTAGATATAGTTGGTCCTTGACTCCTGTATCTTGTTTGGTGCTCTTTAGCAGTAAGTGAGACAAAAATAAGTTGTTTTTGGGTAGATTTGTTCATCAACCTTCAACAAATGCAGTGTATGTGTGGTAGTGTCTATTGAGGGATcgatgtgtttttgttttttaaatgccttgtgtttttgtctgttttgaaaACCTTGAGTAGAAAGATGGCAGACAAAccagacatcaatgagatttcTCAGTTTGACAAGACCAAGCTGAAGAAAACTGAGACTCAAGAGAAAAACACGCTTCCCACCAAAGAGAGTAAGTCTGCTTTTTCAGACCGTATCCACTGCTGTCTAGTCTGCAATTGAAGCGAGTGTGAAGTTTGCTACTTAATTTAAGGTTTTCTATATTGTTGTCTCGTGCAAATTTTAAGCCATCGAACAGGAGAAGAAATGTGAGGCATAACCCATCAACTTCACCAAGGGCAAGATGGGGGCTCAATGAGATGTGTCATTTCAGGCAGAAGATGGCTTCTCTCAACCATCAGTTGTTATGGCCGTAGGATGAAATGAAATATCTGGCCCTCACCATTTAGGAGACTCTGAAGGGTGACCTTGTAGCATTTGACTTTCTGATGGTTATTAATGAATGTTATGATACAATCGTGTCTGTCTGGAGACCGTATGGATGTAAATGGACCGCTGTCTGGAATTTGGATCTAGATTGGCCACCCCATCAAAGAACTATGTGCCCtaattttgtgaaataaagATTACATCTACTATCTTTCTTCGTGTGTGTGGTTGACTTGATTTTCTAATACCTTATCACTATGATTCAATAAACTATAGCATTGTGGAtgttttctgtttgcattttgcCACGAGCATGCCTGAGACCAGGGCTCCGTTACTAAGCACCTCAAGTGTAATTTTCCCTTGAGTGTgcccttaaatataccttaagttattctcctattgtctttggtaaaggGTAATCACCCCTTAAGTGTCACACTTCAGGGGAAAAATTCAAGGTGCTTTATACAACCAGGCACAGGGCCTGTAGGCAAAGTCTTTGCGCAAAGAGTTGCTCCTATAGTGACACAATTCTTAGATGACTAGAAATGTGGGCAGTTCCCCttacaaattacagaaaagatctTCGTAATGAAAACCGTTCAGGTGATTGATCCTATTAGAGACACGCTAACATCTCCAAGAGCTGAAATGCCatggctctcctgtttttgccaagtggttgatatctttaggacaacatcatgttgaccctgggacaacattttaatcaaccaatcagatgtcAGAAATAAGTTTAGTTTTAAGTTTAATCTTTCAACCAGGAtgaggtgcttctagaccattgttctTCTCCTTATCctagtgtgggtttaggttttatttgtaaaaatgttgtcattaggtcaacaaaatatgttgtcctgaggacatcaaccacttgacAAAATCACGACGAGTAAAAGGAAGTTCACTACATTAATATATTTGGCAACTGGAGGAATGCAACGGCAGAgatttgtttttgtcacaaCGATCACAATCTGATCAAACGATAACGGCACTTTCAGAAACTTATTTTCACTGTTAATTTTCCATCAAATAGATTGACAGTAACAGCATGAAAaacaatatacatatacattccTTGGCCAACCAAAGTCTTCAAAAAGCTGTGTCATACATAGCAACGGGGACAGCCCCAACTCCTCACTAAGATAAAACTTTCCTGTGGCAATCATTCTGCAATTCCAGATGTCAGTTCGTTGCCTGAGGATGTTTTGTGCTTCCTAACTTTCTTCACAACTGTTCCCTTGGTCTTGGTCTTTAATTTTAAACAAGTTACATTTCCCGGACACCACACAATTACCCAACATCTGCAACGTTGAGTTTGATGCTAAAACTATGGCCAACACTGTCATTATCATGATAAAGGTATAGAAAGGGAAGTATTGGACATAGTAGATGGTAATCTCATCCTTTCGACAGCCTGGGAAATAGGATAATGGGTGGCACGTGTATCATTGGCTCTCCACTGATTTAACGGAGCACCACCCCTGAGATAAATCTCATTGCTCCACATTGAtttgagcttttaaaaaaatagtatGGCTAATATTTGGGAAAAGATGAAGAACAACTAAGATAAACAACAGCCAACATCCAAAAAACAAGAATGCTGCTGTCCAAGAGAGTCAAAGCTGTTCCTACTAAACCAATCTTGCACAGACACTTAATTTCTTCGGCTGATGCCTGTGAGAACAAGAAAGAAATTATCGCATTTAATCCATTTTTTCAAAGTCCTATTTTAAACACACTTGGTCATTTTTTTACCTGCTTACCAATTATGTTCTTGTAGATTCTGGTGCAGAACATAGAAGCAGAAGATATAAGAGCAAAGTCAATAGAGAAGACAGAAACGACCACTTTTCCCATACCAATGACAGAGATG harbors:
- the slc25a51a gene encoding mitochondrial nicotinamide adenine dinucleotide transporter SLC25A51, which encodes MASADPLKPGSEDREQVQVKVQGQESLQKQNHYLCGSMAAFANIAITFPIHKALFRQHLFGLRVREAVLQLQADGLRTLYRGILPPLLQKSSTIAIMFGLYEDFLRLLQLHAPHAPELLTQSVAAVWAGTAEAILTPFERVQTLLQDPRHHGNLQNTAHIFRILLKQHGIQELYRGLVPILLRNGPSNALFFGLRGPLKELLAEAETNAGNLVNDFICGAILGAGLGVVFYPLNVVKSHAQAQIGGEFQSCRTVLKAVLRERDGRVSGLFRGVHLNFQRSVFSWGIINATYELLLKMF